The Anopheles merus strain MAF chromosome 2L, AmerM5.1, whole genome shotgun sequence genome has a segment encoding these proteins:
- the LOC121591941 gene encoding uncharacterized protein LOC121591941: MSEIAPDSADVAAPTVEKKSHRVQVRVPPPEFSSQTELHAGKSPGVRESLQPNVCEPQQVGILRGAAAYTKSYRNSDDILKHLAVAYLFTILKSPPKWTPETFSEIVAQESSIAKAPLETKLPIRRNDKTYNIHLSSTLVKGRFVTPQDRSDHVHLSIHQALSRIKRGKAAVWKCDGHFFLIRRLLTGWYFYTPSLQDKPALMFFSCPQLMVNLVQDTYGCTERSKYFLSNVVLHSVEEGDVVRIVWKMKRSIGMKLLSPLEAILHGNIYLVRPSLERSLEIGLNVLDRAQQDRTKPRSWDNKLLNGCFKRVETHWKAAERMACFMRDKSEPNYTIGGYTVTCRTSPIGHRQRKHFEEMVNYFLASCTALLIVGRDCCFVFWARDSFMYWFSPYRYSALQERAEIVQSRACFLHMTNALAKASQSLYEYLYELGVFPDSTIELLPVRIEDGSAHAPIPDDGDEDSLDQEGLTIPPASEQGWTNFYSPTLHSPSELRLARQMLDMVYQTAEDRCG; the protein is encoded by the exons ATGAGTGAAATAGCACCGGACAGTGCCGACGTCGCTGCTCCCACCGTAGAGAAGAAAAGCCATCGGGTACAGGTACGTGTACCACCGCCAGAAT TTTCCAGTCAAACGGAACTACACGCTGGCAAGAGTCCAGGAGTGAGGGAAAGCTTGCAGCCGAACGTTTGCGAACCGCAACAGGTTGGCATCTTAAGGGGAGCAGCAGCGTACACTAAATCATACCGCAACAG TGATGATATCCTTAAACATCTCGCCGTTGCTTATCTGTTCACCATCCTGAAATCACCCCCGAAATGGACACCAGAAACGTTCTCCGAAATAGTGGCCCAGGAGTCGTCGATCGCCAAAGCCCCACTGGAAACCAAGCTCCCAATCCGTCGAAACGACAAAACGTACAACATTCATCTCTCGAGCACACTCGTAAAGGGACGCTTCGTAACACCGCAGGACCGGTCGGATCACGTTCACCTAAGCATCCATCAGGCACTATCCCGCATTAAGCGCGGAAAGGCAGCCGTGTGGAAGTGTGACGGACACTTCTTCCTCATACGCCGTCTCTTAACCGGCTGGTACTTCTACACCCCGAGCCTGCAGGACAAACCGGCCCTCATGTTCTTCAGCTGTCCCCAGCTGATGGTGAACCTCGTACAGGACACGTACGGTTGCACGGAACGCTCCAAGTACTTCCTTTCCAACGTGGTGCTGCACTCGGTCGAGGAAGGTGATGTGGTGCGCATCGTGTGGAAGATGAAACGCTCCATCGGGATGAAGCTGCTCTCCCCGCTGGAAGCGATCCTGCACGGTAACATCTATCTGGTACGGCCCAGCCTGGAACGGTCGCTGGAAATTGGGCTGAACGTGCTGGACCGTGCGCAGCAGGATCGTACCAAACCCCGCTCGTGGGACAATAAGCTACTGAACGGTTGCTTCAAGCGTGTTGAAACGCACTGGAAAGCAGCCGAGCGGATGGCGTGCTTTATGCGCGACAAAAGCGAACCAAACTACACGATCGGTGGGTATACGGTAACGTGCCGTACCTCGCCGATAGGACACCGGCAGCGCAAACACTTTGAGGAGATGGTGAACTACTTTCTTGCCTCCTGCACCGCACTGCTGATCGTGGGCCGGGACTgttgctttgtgttttgggcGCGGGACAGCTTCATGTACTGGTTCAGCCCGTACCGGTACAGTGCGCTGCAGGAGCGGGCCGAGATTGTGCAAAGCCGTGCCTGCTTTCTGCACATGACGAACGCGCTCGCCAAAGCGTCCCAATCGCTGTACGAGTATCTGTACGAGCTGGGCGTGTTTCCGGATAGTACGATCGAGCTGCTGCCGGTGCGCATCGAAGATGGGAGTGCACACGCCCCCATACCGGACGATGGGGACGAGGATTCGCTCGACCAGGAAGGGCTTACGATACCGCCGGCGAGTGAGCAGGGCTGGACCAACTTCTACTCGCCGACGCTGCACAGCCCGTCCGAGTTGCGGTTGGCTCGGCAGATGCTTGATATGGTGTATCAGACGGCTGAGGATCGTTGTGGTTGA